One Setaria viridis chromosome 3, Setaria_viridis_v4.0, whole genome shotgun sequence DNA window includes the following coding sequences:
- the LOC117849352 gene encoding uncharacterized protein, with the protein MESESLNLEDNGDHQTSSSEDSLASDVLYDDSPVHPTPRIGSEYQAEIPNLATKDERRELMASSLNGSTTHGYGYPIVVGLALPIMSASSSEVTKKEEELQMQFFSESETGGRSGDMQNQVILTCPINKNAGKCDPTFKDQHTVVPAVQTECDTHQSHDKMAPCTTQEGLNVPNYPGMQKIAGTEQLNPLPYSHTALWTDLEAGLFLLGLYLFGKNLILLSMFLGTKTVGDVLSYYYGKFYQSDAYKRWSDCRKAKTRKRILGERIFQGRRQKELISRLKSKIPKEAHDSLTQVFKSFSDSQTSLKEFVFALKSIVGTEVFVEAVGVGKGKDDLTEFVTDQSKPNQALTAPSGKDWSSLALEDIIKLLTDDSRKGKARSNDIFWEAVWPRLLGKGWHSEQPKDVRKAKNCIVFLVPGIKRFSRSKLTKGTHYFDSVSDVLKKVAADPVLLELEADGVDHGLAAETNGSITDMELKQDSPLDGYQELPKFPIVDTSLVEGEEPFNVLEMRNLPADAKFSFVPTHHAPNMVSYSSSEEEDASSDRLSDGQEEGRGRVTAEVQEIEMVTGNGHCSSNGNGNTFDSTGIKTEPERRKYLSPVSKRRRLTESNSGMKADGGAPSIWNSNMCRDPSEATGSPVTVSQQPEPAALEANPRRHGTRNRPPTARALEAIAFGLLGTGKGKKGDLKNMARNRPSQPARKADTKDHVPTASSGGTESSDWNVKAIKGAESMFK; encoded by the exons ATGGAGTCGGAGTCACTCAATCTTGAAGACAATGGTGACCACCAAACTTCTTCTTCAGAAGATTCCCTTGCTTCCGATGTGTTATATGATGACTCACCAGTACATCCAACTCCACGTATTGGAAGTGAGTACCAGGCAGAAATTCCCAATCTGGCTACAAAGGATGAGCGCCGTGAGCTCATGGCCAGTTCACTCAATGGCTCAACAACACATGGCTATGGTTACCCTATTGTGGTTGGTTTAGCTCTACCGATCATGTCGGCATCATCAAGCGAAGTCACTAAGAAGGAAGAGGAATTAcaaatgcaatttttttcagAATCCGAAACAGGAGGCAGAAGCGGAGATATGCAAAATCAGGTGATCTTAACTTGTCCAATCAATAAAAACGCAGGCAAATGTGATCCAACATTCAAGGATCAACATACAGTGGTGCCTGCAGTTCAGACTGAATGTGACACTCATCAATCACATGATAAAATGGCTCCCTGCACCACTCAAGAAGGCTTGAACGTCCCCAATTATCCAGGGATGCAGAAGATAGCAGGAACCGAACAATTAAATCCTCTGCCTTATTCACATACTGCCCTTTGGACTGATCTTGAGGCAGGGCTGTTTCTCCTAGGGCTCTACCTTTTTGGGAAAAATCTCATCCTGCTGAGCATGTTTCTTGGCACGAAGACTGTTGGTGATGTGCTTTCATACTACTATGGGAAGTTCTACCAAAGTGATGCATATAAAAGATGGTCGGACTGTAGAAAGGCAAAAACTAGAAAACGCATTCTTGGGGAACGAATTTTTCAAGGACGGCGACAGAAGGAATTAATATCACGTCTGAAATCTAAAATTCCGAAAGAAGCTCATGATTCATTGACTCAG GTTTTCAAGTCTTTCAGTGACAGTCAAACATCTTTGAAGGAATTTGTCTTCGCTCTGAAATCCATCGTTGGAACAGAAGTTTTCGTGGAGGCGGTCGGGGTTGGTAAAGGGAAGGATGATTTGACTGAATTTGTTACGGACCAATCTAAACCCAATCAAGCTCTCACTGCTCCTAGTGGCAAAGATTGGTCGTCACTCGCTTTAGAAGATATAATTAAGTTATTAACTGATGATTCCAGAAAAGGTAAGGCAAGATCAAATGATATTTTCTGGGAAGCTGTCTGGCCTCGTTTGCTTGGAAAAGGGTGGCACTCAGAGCAGCCTAAGGATGTcaggaaagctaaaaattgcatTGTGTTTCTCGTGCCGGGTATAAAGAGGTTCTCTCGAAGTAAGCTCACTAAAGGCACTCATTATTTTGATTCTGTGAGCGATGTCCTAAAAAAGGTGGCAGCAGATCCTGTTCTTCTAGAGCTGGAGGCTGATGGGGTAGACCATGGTTTAGCTGCTGAGACAAATGGCAGTATCACAGATATGGAACTGAAGCAAGATAGTCCTTTAGATGGATATCAGGAGCTTCCTAAGTTCCCAATAGTTGATACCAGCTTAGTCGAAGGGGAAGAGCCCTTCAATGTGCTGGAGATGAGGAACTTACCTGCAGATGCAAAATTCAGCTTTGTCCCGACACACCATGCACCTAATATGGTGAGTTACAGTTCCTCCGAGGAGGAAGATGCCAGCAGTGACAGATTATCAGATGGCCAGGAAGAAGGTCGTGGAAGAGTTACAGCTGAGGTCCAGGAAATTGAAATGGTGACTGGTAATGGTCATTGTTCTTCCAATGGCAATGGCAACACATTTGATTCGACAGGCATCAAAACAGAACCTGAAAGGCGCAAGTATTTGTCCCCAGTGTCAAAGCGCAGAAGATTAACCGAAAGTAACAGTGGCATGAAGGCTGATGGAGGAGCTCCCTCCATTTggaacagcaacatgtgccgtgATCCTTCCGAGGCAACAGGAAGTCCTGTCACTGTTAGCCAGCAACCTGAGCCTGCTGCTTTGGAGGCGAATCCTCGGAGGCATGGAACCAGAAACAGGCCTCCCACCGCAAGAGCTCTAGAAGCTATTGCTTTTGGACTTCTTGGAAccgggaaggggaagaagggtgACCTGAAGAACATGGCAAGGAACCGGCCTTCTCAGCCAGCTCGCAAAGCCGACACCAAAGATCATGTTCCTACAGCTTCCAGTGGTGGCACAGAGTCCAGTGATTGGAATGTGAAGGCAATAAAGGGCGCCGAGTCGATGTTCAAGTAA